In Mangrovivirga cuniculi, the following proteins share a genomic window:
- a CDS encoding winged helix-turn-helix transcriptional regulator, with translation MARKIINNPRKCAITHLMNIIGGKWKIIIIHVIGHKPIKFDGLLHCIPAISKAMLTIQLKELEEDGIIEKRLFHDIQPHIDYSLTNKGKSLVPIINLFSDWCDENIEGIEFVPCRIDHLGSNEEGNYNRLFTEE, from the coding sequence ATGGCGAGAAAAATAATTAATAACCCAAGAAAATGTGCAATCACACATTTGATGAATATTATTGGAGGAAAATGGAAAATCATAATCATTCATGTGATTGGACATAAGCCGATAAAATTTGATGGATTGTTGCATTGTATACCAGCGATATCCAAAGCAATGCTCACAATTCAATTAAAGGAATTAGAAGAAGATGGTATTATCGAAAAAAGATTATTTCATGATATACAACCCCATATTGATTACTCCTTAACAAATAAAGGTAAATCCCTGGTACCTATTATTAACTTATTTAGTGATTGGTGTGATGAAAACATTGAAGGAATTGAATTTGTACCTTGCAGAATTGATCACCTGGGAAGTAATGAAGAAGGTAATTATAACAGATTATTTACAGAAGAGTAA
- a CDS encoding T9SS type A sorting domain-containing protein — protein sequence MNNKFLLLIVLQFLLLFNSQATHIRGGEIRIIQEDPNSLECKVVFTGWRDAESGVEFGYGFLDFGDGTVIETRPNEFEINNISYIDFLQKVELTVYHTFPDHGQYVISYTEQNRNDFLENISGGYSVDIPFYIESMFSLIHGQRYESPVFNLDQSNFYYFPGNLNLSMGGYDPNNYRLYYSFVEPKQGKNSPVPNYHFLDSLKINHVSGHLSWNGYVEDLLPQGLLDQREFSAAIKVYQFDQFDNIVGYVIRDFNIITLENEPVILNNGKINQFEMHLGEGEVQTKEVLIEYIGGTVETQLISELFQYENNISYTIENSTVNDTTYHKIKITITNAEQISRDLPYIVSLRTEVTKWDSDFQKSASFLDDHTIAVFTNDNYVDKDLNTILSLDDQFNSQFLAFPNPAREYLNFKSNNSLEGTLTIYNIQGQFIRSISINHPVKIDIRSLKNGNYIGIITNQTGIVDKFKFIKED from the coding sequence ATGAATAATAAATTTTTACTTTTAATAGTATTACAATTCTTATTACTTTTTAATTCTCAGGCTACTCACATTCGTGGCGGAGAAATCAGGATTATTCAGGAAGATCCAAATAGTCTGGAATGTAAAGTTGTTTTTACGGGTTGGAGAGATGCTGAATCAGGTGTCGAATTTGGTTATGGTTTTTTGGATTTTGGAGATGGAACTGTTATTGAAACTAGGCCAAATGAATTTGAAATCAACAATATCTCATACATAGATTTTTTACAAAAAGTTGAATTAACAGTTTATCATACCTTCCCCGATCATGGTCAATATGTAATCTCCTATACTGAACAAAACAGAAATGATTTTCTGGAAAATATTAGTGGAGGATATTCTGTTGATATACCATTTTATATAGAGTCTATGTTCAGCCTGATACACGGCCAGAGATATGAATCACCGGTATTTAACTTAGATCAATCAAATTTTTACTATTTCCCGGGAAATTTAAATCTATCGATGGGTGGCTATGATCCGAATAACTATCGTCTATATTATTCTTTTGTAGAACCTAAACAAGGAAAAAATTCTCCCGTTCCAAATTATCATTTTTTAGATAGCTTAAAAATTAATCATGTAAGTGGACACCTATCCTGGAATGGCTATGTGGAGGACTTACTACCCCAGGGATTACTTGATCAAAGAGAATTTTCAGCAGCAATAAAAGTTTATCAATTTGACCAATTTGATAATATCGTTGGTTATGTTATCAGAGATTTTAATATAATAACTCTAGAGAATGAGCCTGTCATTTTAAATAATGGTAAAATAAATCAGTTTGAAATGCATTTAGGCGAAGGAGAAGTACAAACTAAAGAAGTTTTGATCGAATATATTGGAGGCACGGTTGAGACTCAATTGATCTCGGAGCTTTTTCAATATGAAAATAATATTAGTTACACCATCGAAAATTCAACAGTAAATGACACAACATATCATAAAATCAAGATAACCATTACTAATGCAGAACAAATTAGCAGAGACTTGCCTTACATAGTTTCATTGAGAACAGAGGTAACAAAATGGGATTCTGATTTTCAAAAATCTGCTTCATTTTTAGATGATCATACTATTGCAGTTTTTACAAACGATAATTATGTTGATAAGGATCTGAATACAATACTGTCTTTAGACGATCAATTTAATAGCCAATTTTTAGCCTTCCCTAATCCAGCCAGGGAATATCTTAATTTTAAAAGTAACAATTCCTTAGAGGGTACCCTTACCATCTATAACATTCAGGGGCAATTTATCAGATCTATAAGTATAAACCATCCTGTTAAAATAGATATACGCAGCCTGAAAAACGGAAACTATATTGGTATAATAACTAACCAGACTGGTATAGTTGACAAATTCAAGTTTATAAAAGAAGATTAA
- a CDS encoding acetyl-CoA hydrolase/transferase family protein, with protein sequence MKVCDTAAQAVEIIKSGDNVFLHSAASTPQQLVNAMTARHNELKDVTIYSIHTEGDAPYAEEQYSDSFNVKAMFVGANIRRHVQAGRASYIPMFLSEIPLAIRNGIIPVDVALIQVSPPNKHGYCSLGISVDVTYAAVNCAKKVIAQINPNVPRTSGDGTIHISQIDNMIAVNDPLFEHPTKPLSDIELQIGKHIADLIEDGSTLQTGIGSIPDAALLALENHRELGMHTEMFSDGVMNLMEKGVINGNKKAIYKGKVTSGFCLGSRKLYDFIDDNPAFEFLDSSFINDTKMIRQNPKVIAINSALEVDLYGQVCADSIGSRQYSGVGGQMDFIRGASLSQGGKPIIALPSQTRNGKSKIVCRLTPGASVVTTRAHVHWIVTEYGAVNVYGKTLKERTDLLISIAHPDHQEALEREVYELL encoded by the coding sequence ATGAAGGTCTGTGATACAGCTGCCCAGGCAGTTGAAATTATAAAATCTGGTGATAATGTCTTTCTTCACTCTGCTGCTTCTACTCCTCAACAGTTAGTAAATGCAATGACAGCACGGCACAATGAATTAAAAGATGTAACAATTTATAGTATTCATACTGAAGGGGATGCACCCTATGCAGAAGAACAATATTCCGATAGTTTTAATGTGAAAGCAATGTTTGTCGGGGCCAACATCAGAAGGCATGTCCAGGCAGGTAGAGCAAGTTATATTCCAATGTTTTTAAGTGAAATACCTCTTGCTATTAGGAATGGAATTATCCCGGTCGATGTGGCCTTGATCCAGGTATCACCACCCAATAAACATGGATATTGCAGTCTGGGTATTTCTGTTGATGTCACTTATGCAGCAGTAAATTGTGCAAAAAAGGTTATTGCTCAGATTAATCCAAACGTACCACGGACCTCTGGAGATGGAACTATTCATATTAGCCAGATCGACAACATGATAGCTGTTAATGATCCGCTTTTTGAACATCCTACAAAACCATTAAGTGATATCGAACTACAAATAGGAAAGCATATTGCAGATCTGATTGAAGACGGTTCTACCCTTCAAACCGGCATTGGCTCCATTCCAGATGCTGCTCTATTAGCTTTGGAAAACCATCGAGAACTGGGTATGCATACTGAAATGTTTTCTGATGGCGTAATGAACCTGATGGAGAAGGGAGTGATAAATGGCAATAAAAAAGCTATTTATAAAGGTAAAGTAACATCCGGATTTTGTTTAGGATCCAGGAAGCTTTATGACTTTATTGATGATAACCCGGCCTTTGAATTTCTAGATTCCTCCTTCATTAACGATACAAAAATGATCAGGCAGAACCCTAAAGTCATTGCAATCAATTCTGCGCTCGAGGTAGATCTTTACGGTCAGGTGTGTGCTGATAGTATCGGTAGCAGGCAATATTCAGGAGTTGGTGGTCAAATGGATTTTATCAGAGGTGCATCCCTATCGCAGGGTGGTAAACCAATCATTGCTCTTCCGTCTCAAACAAGAAACGGTAAAAGTAAAATTGTATGCCGGTTAACTCCGGGAGCAAGTGTAGTAACAACCAGGGCCCACGTTCATTGGATCGTTACCGAATACGGAGCAGTTAATGTCTATGGTAAAACACTGAAAGAAAGAACTGACCTCCTGATCAGTATCGCTCACCCTGATCATCAGGAAGCACTCGAAAGAGAGGTTTATGAATTATTATAA
- a CDS encoding serine hydrolase domain-containing protein, whose protein sequence is MKTNHFLIAFLLIISSVESINSQSFIEFEYANPESKGFSKSRLDTLTQFLEKAGSSSLLILVDGQIVYEYGDTKKPHTIHSIRKAMLNSLYGIAIDDGLIDTTMTLGELEIDDIDPGLTETELQATVADLLKSRSGIYHHAAAVSEGMLAKMPPRGTHKPGEHYYYNNWDFNVLGYILEKRTGKKIYDLFYEQIAVPTGMQHYKANYVSIDGEVENMEIPDTDGFYMFENSKSKYPAYHFRLSSRDMARYAQLYLNKGTWNGNQIVPEDWIDASTQPISVYDPGYGIAYGMLWNVLMKTENRSSRSFFHTGTGIHMLAVYPASKMVLIHRVDTENEYTFNKGDFYRMISLVWGARK, encoded by the coding sequence ATGAAAACCAATCATTTTTTAATCGCCTTCCTTCTCATTATCAGTTCTGTGGAAAGTATAAATTCACAATCATTTATTGAATTTGAATATGCCAATCCGGAAAGTAAGGGTTTTTCAAAATCAAGACTAGATACTCTGACTCAATTCCTTGAAAAAGCAGGATCCTCTTCCCTATTGATCCTCGTTGATGGCCAAATAGTCTATGAATACGGTGATACTAAAAAACCTCATACTATTCATAGTATTCGAAAAGCAATGTTAAACTCTCTTTATGGGATTGCTATTGATGATGGTCTCATTGATACAACCATGACATTAGGAGAATTAGAAATAGATGATATAGATCCTGGGCTTACAGAAACCGAATTACAGGCAACTGTAGCTGATCTATTAAAATCACGATCCGGAATTTATCACCATGCAGCAGCAGTTTCAGAGGGTATGCTGGCCAAGATGCCTCCCAGAGGCACACATAAACCCGGGGAACATTATTATTATAACAACTGGGATTTTAATGTCCTAGGATATATTTTGGAAAAAAGAACTGGCAAAAAAATTTATGATCTGTTTTATGAACAAATCGCTGTTCCAACGGGTATGCAGCATTATAAAGCAAATTATGTTTCAATCGATGGAGAGGTAGAAAACATGGAAATACCAGATACAGATGGTTTTTACATGTTTGAAAACAGTAAATCAAAATACCCGGCCTACCATTTCAGATTGTCATCAAGAGATATGGCTCGATATGCTCAGCTTTATTTGAATAAAGGTACCTGGAATGGGAACCAAATTGTACCTGAAGATTGGATAGATGCCAGTACCCAACCTATTTCAGTATATGATCCCGGTTATGGTATAGCATACGGTATGCTATGGAATGTATTAATGAAAACAGAAAACAGAAGTTCCAGATCATTTTTCCACACGGGAACAGGAATACATATGCTGGCAGTATATCCGGCTTCAAAAATGGTGTTAATTCACCGGGTAGATACTGAAAATGAATATACCTTTAACAAGGGTGATTTTTACAGAATGATTTCCCTAGTTTGGGGAGCGAGAAAATAA
- a CDS encoding Trm112 family protein — translation MKRDTIDKLCCPFDKNDLDLTVVTKDTTENILEGFFTCKECRRIYPIVRGIPIMNPDEYREFSLEKPLLDKWNKQLEGMKIENFRLIEE, via the coding sequence ATGAAAAGAGATACGATAGATAAACTTTGCTGTCCATTTGATAAAAATGATCTTGACTTGACTGTGGTCACTAAGGACACAACTGAGAATATACTTGAAGGTTTTTTCACCTGCAAAGAATGCAGAAGAATCTATCCTATTGTCCGTGGCATTCCTATAATGAATCCGGATGAATACAGGGAGTTTAGCCTGGAGAAACCTTTGTTAGATAAATGGAACAAACAATTAGAAGGAATGAAAATAGAAAACTTCCGATTGATTGAAGAATGA
- a CDS encoding thiamine phosphate synthase, which produces MHFDEIPRDFDRIKSNVPNNRIFGLTVNNDLDIIKEAIDYGFDYLSFCTVFPSETNNSCELVDPKIVKKLPS; this is translated from the coding sequence ATTCACTTCGATGAAATACCCCGTGACTTCGATCGGATCAAATCCAATGTCCCTAATAATAGAATTTTTGGATTGACTGTAAATAATGACCTTGATATAATTAAGGAGGCCATTGATTACGGATTTGATTATTTATCCTTTTGTACGGTTTTCCCGAGTGAGACCAATAATAGTTGTGAACTGGTCGATCCAAAGATTGTTAAAAAGCTGCCGAGTTAA
- a CDS encoding thiamine phosphate synthase: MKKSRINSGIYLVIDPSEPLQETIDILNDLLEEGLAAVQIWDNFKKTPDLKNYIKEIKKVCKDFDTPVLINNQKNYLLNLHSMVFTSMKYPVTSIGSNPMSLIIEFLD; the protein is encoded by the coding sequence ATGAAAAAAAGTAGAATTAATAGCGGCATCTACCTTGTTATTGACCCTTCAGAGCCATTGCAAGAGACCATTGATATATTAAATGATCTTCTGGAAGAAGGATTAGCAGCAGTTCAGATTTGGGATAATTTTAAAAAAACACCCGATCTCAAAAATTATATTAAAGAAATCAAGAAAGTGTGTAAAGATTTCGACACACCTGTATTGATAAATAATCAAAAAAATTATTTGCTGAACTTGCACTCGATGGTATTCACTTCGATGAAATACCCCGTGACTTCGATCGGATCAAATCCAATGTCCCTAATAATAGAATTTTTGGATTGA
- a CDS encoding AIR synthase-related protein encodes MSEILGKADHKMINKIKKYSGHNRPDVITGPGFGVDVSLVDIPGNLALAMTSDPLSLIPSLGLEESAWLSVHLMANDMATTGFAPQFGQFVLNLPAGFTKEDFDTYWNYIHKFCDEIGTAITGGHTGFIEGQNSTISGGGTLTTIAEKEKVKLSHNAKKGHKILVTKACAMSSAAILAKSFPDKLTGELGKEVQLQTEELFFQTSSLQDALTAVTTPEIENSDISAMHDVTEGGVLGAIYELAIASGNGVLVDNEKIPKNQNIEQVCSVFDLDSRYVIGAGSMIICCTPEASEKISAHLNENGIRCSEVGELTDENEGIKVTTNGISEDIIYFEEDPYWSAFFNALKSGWK; translated from the coding sequence ATGAGTGAAATACTAGGAAAAGCAGATCATAAAATGATCAATAAGATCAAAAAGTACTCCGGTCATAATAGGCCGGACGTAATTACAGGCCCCGGTTTCGGAGTAGATGTATCGCTGGTTGATATACCCGGAAATCTGGCATTGGCAATGACTAGTGACCCTTTATCTCTCATTCCATCGTTAGGACTGGAAGAATCGGCCTGGTTATCGGTTCATCTTATGGCTAATGATATGGCTACCACAGGCTTTGCTCCTCAGTTTGGCCAGTTTGTTCTAAATCTACCAGCTGGTTTTACTAAAGAAGATTTTGATACTTATTGGAATTACATACATAAATTTTGTGATGAAATAGGTACTGCAATAACCGGAGGTCATACCGGTTTTATTGAAGGACAGAATTCGACAATCTCTGGAGGTGGAACCTTAACCACTATTGCTGAAAAAGAGAAAGTTAAATTATCTCACAATGCCAAGAAAGGTCATAAAATTCTGGTAACAAAAGCCTGCGCAATGAGTTCGGCAGCGATTCTTGCGAAAAGCTTTCCGGATAAATTAACAGGTGAACTTGGAAAAGAAGTTCAATTACAAACAGAAGAATTATTTTTCCAGACTTCATCTCTTCAGGATGCACTTACAGCAGTAACAACTCCGGAAATTGAAAATTCAGATATCTCTGCTATGCACGATGTGACTGAAGGTGGCGTACTTGGAGCAATCTATGAATTAGCTATTGCCTCCGGAAATGGAGTTTTAGTCGATAATGAGAAAATTCCTAAGAATCAAAATATCGAGCAAGTATGTTCAGTCTTTGATTTAGATTCACGATATGTCATCGGTGCCGGTTCAATGATCATTTGCTGTACTCCTGAAGCTTCAGAGAAGATTAGTGCTCATCTTAACGAAAACGGGATCAGATGTTCCGAAGTTGGCGAATTGACTGATGAAAATGAAGGAATAAAAGTCACCACTAATGGTATTTCGGAAGATATTATCTATTTTGAAGAAGACCCTTATTGGTCGGCATTTTTCAATGCTTTAAAATCAGGATGGAAATAA
- a CDS encoding class I SAM-dependent methyltransferase, with translation MEIDKKNSTVLIPEQQPNWQGRPEWFFNREHTDTYELWYEGRYKRAEVWQKKVMEQLVSKDKRVKTLLEFGCGTTRFTRWWKEIGIEATGGDISPLMLSQAIHLFEGDLVMADSHHMPFKDNTFDALAFITTFEYYKDPVKVIREAARVAKHGIAMGMMNRNSPKVARRRVQQLFGKNPFYVTATFYTPKMLTKIIDEALQGRDYTIEWSCTGLPKWFPVQQWSVPIGDFFGLYVQLNDLE, from the coding sequence ATGGAAATAGATAAAAAAAATTCAACTGTTCTGATACCAGAACAACAACCTAACTGGCAAGGCAGACCGGAATGGTTTTTTAACCGTGAACATACTGACACTTATGAACTGTGGTACGAAGGACGTTATAAAAGAGCAGAAGTCTGGCAGAAAAAAGTAATGGAACAACTCGTCAGTAAAGATAAGCGAGTTAAAACATTACTTGAATTTGGCTGTGGAACTACGAGATTTACACGGTGGTGGAAGGAAATCGGTATCGAAGCCACAGGAGGAGATATCTCTCCACTAATGTTATCACAGGCTATTCACTTATTTGAGGGAGACCTTGTAATGGCTGATTCTCATCATATGCCATTTAAAGATAACACCTTTGACGCTCTTGCTTTTATTACCACTTTCGAGTATTATAAAGACCCTGTTAAAGTGATCAGGGAAGCAGCCAGAGTAGCTAAACATGGTATCGCCATGGGAATGATGAATAGAAATTCCCCAAAAGTGGCTCGAAGAAGGGTTCAGCAATTATTTGGTAAAAATCCATTTTACGTAACGGCTACTTTTTATACTCCTAAAATGCTTACCAAAATAATTGATGAAGCGCTCCAGGGAAGGGACTACACGATCGAGTGGTCGTGTACAGGATTACCAAAATGGTTTCCTGTACAACAATGGAGTGTTCCGATCGGTGACTTCTTCGGCCTTTATGTTCAACTTAACGATCTTGAATAA
- a CDS encoding SMP-30/gluconolactonase/LRE family protein, with product MLKKIVIGFGVIVLFLFLYLLLYPVPFEPVSWHQMENPGLVEDLAPNNELRNATPILEGYPQPEAIALGPDNRLYTGLKDGRIIRFDHGGINIEEFANTGGRPLGMKFNQQGNLIIADEYKGLISINSTGKMEVLADSVEGTKIKLADDLDISSDGTIWFSDASQRHHADEVLMEFWELQPTGRLLKYNPATKSTIVEMDSLRFANGVALGPDDKYVLVNETVGMRIKKLWLKGPKKGDVEYFQDNLPGYPDNITYTEKGIFWVAFPSVRTGTLEPLYTKPMLRKIAYRVSSVFPPEMPPPYGMIIGYDTLGNVVYNLQDKSGLYHDITSAVQTRDTLYFGSYKMNKAGYFLTSE from the coding sequence ATGCTTAAGAAAATTGTCATAGGTTTCGGAGTGATTGTTCTGTTTTTATTTCTTTACCTCCTACTCTATCCAGTGCCATTTGAACCGGTAAGCTGGCATCAAATGGAAAACCCGGGACTTGTCGAAGACCTTGCTCCCAACAATGAATTAAGAAATGCCACTCCAATTCTTGAAGGCTACCCACAACCTGAAGCCATAGCACTTGGACCGGATAACCGTCTATATACAGGTTTAAAAGATGGTCGAATTATTAGATTCGATCATGGTGGAATCAATATAGAAGAGTTTGCTAACACAGGAGGCAGACCACTGGGTATGAAGTTTAACCAACAAGGGAACCTGATTATTGCAGACGAATATAAAGGGCTGATTTCTATAAATAGTACCGGTAAGATGGAGGTACTGGCTGATAGTGTTGAAGGTACTAAAATTAAGTTAGCTGATGATCTGGATATTTCTTCGGATGGAACAATTTGGTTTAGCGATGCCAGCCAAAGACACCACGCTGATGAGGTGCTAATGGAATTTTGGGAGCTGCAACCAACCGGCCGGCTTTTGAAATACAACCCCGCCACTAAATCAACCATTGTCGAAATGGATAGTTTGCGATTTGCAAATGGAGTCGCTCTAGGCCCTGATGATAAATACGTACTGGTGAATGAAACTGTCGGGATGAGAATCAAAAAGCTTTGGTTAAAAGGTCCTAAAAAAGGTGATGTAGAATATTTTCAGGATAACCTTCCCGGGTACCCTGATAATATAACTTATACTGAAAAGGGTATATTCTGGGTAGCATTTCCATCTGTTCGAACAGGAACCCTCGAGCCTTTATATACTAAACCAATGCTTCGTAAAATAGCCTACAGGGTATCTTCTGTATTTCCACCAGAAATGCCTCCTCCTTACGGTATGATTATAGGGTATGATACGCTTGGAAATGTCGTATATAATCTTCAGGATAAATCAGGGCTTTATCATGATATTACCAGCGCAGTCCAAACGAGAGACACTCTATACTTTGGTAGTTACAAGATGAATAAGGCTGGATACTTTCTTACTTCAGAATAG
- a CDS encoding ComEC/Rec2 family competence protein: MTEEHLPEHLFNLGQYNYKYAFATFPSVKLYRYSDSDEWRNHLLFGDMINIIDTEITNERVRVRCRNNAGWVKVSDIQKDRVLEMNFIDGGEGDGCHIITPDEKNILIDAGNSANMNHYLFWRFDLYRKEKIQQAFSAVVTRNDRNYFGGFKHIFNNKELPFDNLYFNGFLAKKGNGESFEFVADQHKLSDRIKTEGTSLIKIFRNALDHNENLKFYPINNKTEFLNGYDSENIINDKKFNIRVLSPLADNSMRLNQAIRLKVSYGNAEILLGGESDKEDSREFIDYYSDNKKSKCLKADVISAGPLNKKLFDQGLIEAADSRVIIFSTGGDESDFNSVNDITEALGEKIKDLNVPVVTTDLAHAKAEFNKEKKKYIFDRLEKIKQVEDEMKSEDNQEKLKTFEAIKIKARKEIDSMITKYGMINLRTDGEKLVVARELDKPEKDTKWKIHSLEYSDSSKRFEIIK, from the coding sequence ATGACAGAAGAACATTTACCCGAACATCTATTTAATCTTGGTCAGTATAATTATAAGTATGCTTTCGCAACTTTTCCTTCTGTAAAACTATACAGGTACTCAGACAGCGATGAATGGAGAAATCACCTGCTTTTCGGAGACATGATAAATATTATCGACACTGAAATTACAAATGAACGGGTCAGGGTAAGATGTCGAAATAATGCAGGATGGGTAAAAGTAAGTGATATTCAGAAAGACCGAGTCCTCGAAATGAATTTTATTGACGGTGGGGAAGGAGATGGCTGTCATATAATTACTCCCGATGAAAAAAATATATTGATAGATGCCGGGAATTCTGCCAATATGAATCATTATTTATTCTGGCGATTTGACCTATACAGAAAAGAAAAAATTCAACAAGCATTTTCAGCAGTTGTTACAAGAAATGACCGGAATTATTTCGGTGGATTTAAACACATATTTAATAACAAAGAACTGCCATTTGACAATCTGTACTTTAATGGTTTCCTGGCTAAGAAAGGTAATGGAGAAAGCTTTGAATTTGTAGCTGATCAACACAAATTGTCAGATAGAATAAAAACTGAAGGAACATCACTAATAAAGATTTTTAGAAATGCCTTAGATCATAATGAAAATTTAAAGTTCTACCCGATTAATAATAAGACTGAATTCTTAAATGGTTATGACAGTGAAAATATAATAAATGATAAAAAGTTTAATATCCGGGTGCTTTCTCCTCTTGCAGATAATTCTATGAGGCTTAACCAGGCCATCAGGCTGAAGGTAAGTTATGGAAATGCAGAAATTTTATTAGGAGGTGAATCAGATAAGGAAGATTCCCGGGAATTTATTGATTATTATTCTGATAATAAAAAATCCAAATGCTTGAAGGCGGATGTAATTAGTGCGGGACCATTAAATAAGAAGTTATTTGATCAAGGTTTAATCGAGGCTGCAGACAGTCGGGTAATAATCTTTTCAACAGGTGGAGATGAAAGCGATTTTAATTCAGTTAATGATATAACTGAAGCCCTGGGTGAAAAGATCAAAGATTTAAATGTACCGGTTGTAACCACTGATCTTGCACATGCAAAAGCAGAATTCAATAAAGAAAAAAAGAAGTATATATTCGATCGCCTGGAAAAGATAAAACAGGTAGAAGATGAAATGAAAAGTGAGGATAATCAGGAAAAACTTAAAACTTTTGAAGCGATAAAAATTAAAGCCAGAAAGGAAATTGATTCCATGATCACCAAATATGGAATGATCAATTTACGTACAGATGGAGAAAAGCTGGTGGTAGCCAGGGAACTCGATAAACCTGAAAAAGATACTAAGTGGAAAATACACTCGCTGGAGTATTCTGATTCCTCAAAAAGATTTGAAATTATAAAATAA
- a CDS encoding TIGR02117 family protein produces MKYLKLFFKVIFSLLLLPLIYFLIAIILTWIPVNNDFDSSAGENQIYLSTNGVHADIIIPIDYFDSAFINQLDTNPTVEYLSFGWGDENFYLNTTTWADLTVKNAITALFVDSPTLIHLTKYSNVSDHWVKTNINHQQLGKLKSQIVSSFEYDNGKVQLLEGAGYHSNDNFYKATGSYNLFNTCNSWTNKVLKNSGLRACVWTPFDFGIINKYE; encoded by the coding sequence ATGAAATATTTGAAATTATTTTTTAAAGTAATCTTTTCTTTACTTTTACTTCCATTGATATATTTTTTAATCGCCATTATCCTTACATGGATACCGGTAAATAATGATTTTGATTCATCTGCCGGTGAAAATCAGATTTATCTAAGTACGAATGGTGTTCACGCTGATATTATTATTCCTATAGATTATTTTGATTCAGCATTTATAAATCAATTAGATACAAATCCAACCGTGGAATACTTGTCTTTTGGATGGGGAGATGAAAACTTTTATTTGAACACTACTACCTGGGCAGACCTGACAGTAAAAAATGCAATCACTGCTTTATTTGTCGATAGCCCTACCCTTATCCATCTTACAAAATATTCAAACGTTTCTGATCATTGGGTAAAAACAAATATAAATCATCAGCAATTAGGAAAATTAAAATCTCAGATAGTCAGTTCATTTGAATACGATAACGGCAAAGTCCAGCTTCTTGAAGGAGCAGGATACCATTCGAATGATAATTTTTACAAAGCTACAGGTAGCTATAACCTGTTCAACACTTGTAATTCCTGGACAAACAAGGTGTTAAAAAACAGTGGGTTAAGAGCCTGTGTCTGGACACCGTTTGATTTCGGTATTATAAATAAATATGAATAA
- a CDS encoding STAS/SEC14 domain-containing protein: MKLLFEHDKADLYFNQETNSIELIWKKYQDADTYKLLFTKGIEFLKDFGATGWLSDIRKEGVVGPSSSRWLQDEAIPKAIGYGLSRIAVVMDSDIFKQVYVGSINKKTENKMMNHFDSLENARDWLALSNTTLENA; this comes from the coding sequence ATGAAATTACTTTTTGAACACGACAAAGCAGACCTTTACTTTAACCAGGAAACCAATTCTATAGAACTTATCTGGAAAAAATATCAGGATGCTGATACCTATAAATTATTATTCACAAAAGGAATCGAATTTCTGAAAGATTTCGGAGCAACTGGATGGTTATCTGACATAAGAAAAGAAGGAGTTGTAGGGCCCTCGTCCTCGAGATGGTTACAAGACGAAGCAATACCTAAAGCTATCGGGTATGGATTGTCAAGAATAGCTGTGGTAATGGATTCTGACATTTTCAAGCAGGTATATGTTGGTAGCATTAATAAAAAGACTGAAAACAAAATGATGAACCATTTTGATTCACTAGAAAACGCCCGCGATTGGCTTGCCCTATCCAACACTACATTAGAAAACGCTTAA